In the genome of Ctenopharyngodon idella isolate HZGC_01 chromosome 19, HZGC01, whole genome shotgun sequence, one region contains:
- the cica gene encoding protein capicua homolog isoform X3 — protein MSTQPADGQTLVNQSKEPRCGVALVTEGLVDHPASERGSPSCPPPSAEDPPVEREGGDSETESDADDLFFPGVAQDPAPSTSPAKRRTQSLSALPKDGDKKREKDHIRRPMNAFMIFSKRHRALVHQRHPNQDNRTVSKILGEWWYALGPKEKQKYHDLAFQVKEAHFRAHPDWKWCNKDRRKSLSEGRGTPGAKEARERSVSESTEAHSISQGADHKGAGPSWTSPRSDSHGGSVGGQLQRPRAFSQSAVHSLERREQERELDSAGLFPSRPSAHPQRPSEDVTSDEEHMVICEEGDDDVIEDSFADGSIDLKCKERVTDSDDENDHADEADSKRTFQPAVHSSLPFSLAGTTGNKDEEGQEENLEKKKKRGMGGAELNNEGPKEGKGGRGGGQVPFHINSASVTSINTTLPHDAGMYYSQGTVRMAPTIVTNVVRPITSTPIPIASKPVDGGVAVGTLPPDGKPKLLIGAGGAGGGGYFSSSSPKPNGQGSLVTGLVLGGAFPNQPTVQLITPPHPTPCNGAPNNSAVPLPLLHHQFLPSASITPPSGGKPVTQVQYILPTLPATANPNSPNSQQTSSILALPSAAPTHVTLANGVHSGAGQGIRYASVPAVGGVSPGGGVQAQSPVLQSKMLVPMATVGTGSTPPQPISLVGPPLPVQNGAQPGSKIIQIAPMPVVQTNVHPGGSVHTGSSFPVSMPTATVMAPGPTPSQTVLLTPPPTRITYVQSTPGVAAPLPLGSTPAVSSTQQASSPGGPSFLQSPVATLGFTAIAPAGQALVQPIVASQPPLLAPCPPSSGLSQPAQASTATRQLVTAIYPSVSLAGAVVSVTAVPQSTSSSTSVPTSSSTPQAKTSSAVAAQPHAQADAQLQSQVNMQMENERGPESRKEMEKQRDLVLKDGYHTPPSGLEESVQPSCTSHTQKGQHCEGKEDGKKGSKMERECARDVGGGPSQTERIETARAMEGETETQAETNSKDEQSRESGRRESSVLDPPPPPLQTDTPSAKKTKFRPPPLKSTPDAGDKALFGSSFEERLKELPEFKPEEVLPSPNLQSLATSPRAILGSYRKKRRNSTDLDSADDPSSPRRKSRRLSSCSSEPNTPKSAAKCEGDIFTFDRAVGETEHILEELDRVPPSSLRRMLDQRRALVMQLFQEHGFFPSAQATAAFQARYSDTFPNKLCLQLKIREVRQKIMQTAGSSEIVGGVALGGSDSASTSGPSNPAPRENSEPDERGRATEEPKKGTDDPQESR, from the exons gttttttcCAGGTGTAGCTCAAGACCCTGCTCCATCCACCAGCCCAGCAAAAAGGCGTACACAATCTCTCAGTGCACTCCCAAAAGATGGTGACAAGAAG AGGGAGAAGGACCACATCAGACGGCCAATGAACGCTTTTATGATCTTTAGTAAGAGGCACCGTGCACTGGTCCATCAGCGGCACCCCAACCAAGACAACCGCACTGTCAGTAAAATACTAGGCGAGTGGTGGTATGCGTTGGGACCCAAAGAGAAGCAGAAGTATCATGATCTTGCCTTCCAG GTGAAGGAGGCTCATTTCCGGGCTCACCCTGATTGGAAATGGTGCAACAAGGACAGGAGGAAGTCCCTGTCTGAGGGCAGGGGAACTCCAGGGGCCAAAGAAGCTCGCGAGCGCAGCGTGTCTGAAAGCACAG AGGCCCATTCCATCTCTCAGGGGGCAGACCACAAAGGAGCAGGGCCCAGCTGGACTTCCCCTCGATCTGACAGTCACGGAGGATCAGTGGGTGGGCAGCTTCAACGACCTCGCGCTTTTTCCCAGAGCGCTGTGCATTCTCTGGAGAGGAGGGAGCAGGAGAGAGAGCTGGACAGTGCGGGTCTGTTTCCGTCCCGCCCCTCTGCTCACCCTCAACGCCCAAGTGAGGATGTGACCAGTGATGAAGAGCATATGGTGATCTGTGAAGAGGGGGATGATGATGTCATAG AAGACTCGTTTGCAGACGGCTCCATTGACCTGAAGTGTAAAGAGAGAGTGACAGACAGTGATGACGAAAACGACCATGCAGATGAGGCCGACAGCAAG CGCACCTTCCAGCCGGCAGTCCATTCCTCTTTGCCGTTCTCTCTGGCTGGCACAACTGGCAACAAAGACGAAGAAGGGCAGGAAGAGAACctggagaagaagaaaaagagagggaTGGGTGGTGCAGAGCTGAATAATGAGGGGCCCAAAGAAGGGAAAGGAGGTCGTGGAGGAGGGCAGGTTCCGTTCCATATTAATTCAGCCTCCGTTACTAGTATAAATACCACTTTGCCGCATGATGCGGGGATGTACTATTCACAAGGCACTGTCAGGATGGCCCCCACCATAGTGACCAATGTTGTTCGACCCATCACTAGCACCCCTATCCCCATCGCCAGCAAGCCAGTTGATGGGGGTGTGGCTGTTGGGACCCTACCTCCAGACGGGAAGCCCAAGCTACTGATAGGTGCTGGTGGAGCAGGAGGAGGTGGGTACTTTTCCTCCTCTTCTCCCAAACCTAATGGGCAAGGAAGCTTAGTTACTGGCCTAGTCTTGGGAGGAGCCTTCCCAAACCAACCCACCGTTCAGCTCATCACCCCACCCCATCCTACTCCATGCAATGGAGCCCCTAATAACAGTGCAGTACCTCTTCCCCTACTTCATCACCAGTTCCTCCCTTCTGCCTCTATTACGCCCCCTAGTGGTGGGAAACCTGTAACACAGGTGCAGTACATCCTTCCAACTCTACCTGCAACTGCCAATCCCAACAGTCCCAACTCCCAGCAGACCTCCAGCATCCTTGCCTTGCCCAGTGCCGCACCTACCCATGTGACCCTGGCCAATGGTGTACATTCAGGGGCGGGCCAAGGAATAAGATATGCTTCAGTCCCAGCAGTGGGAGGAGTCAGCCCAGGAGGTGGAG TTCAAGCGCAGTCCCCAGTCTTGCAGAGCAAGATGCTTGTTCCCATGGCAACTGTCGGAACAGGATCCACACCTCCGCAGCCAATTTCCCTGGTGGGCCCACCCCTTCCTGTTCAAAATGGGGCTCAACCAGGAAGTAAG ATCATTCAAATTGCACCAATGCCTGTGGTCCAAACAAATGTGCATCCTGGTGGATCAGTGCATACTGGCAGCTCATTTCCTGTCTCTATGCCAACCGCGACTGTCATGGCCCCTGGGCCCACCCCTTCTCAGACGGTGCTCTTGACGCCACCACCTACAAG GATCACATATGTCCAGTCCACTCCTGGGGTTGCGGCCCCTTTGCCATTGGGTTCTACACCTGCAGTCTCTTCCACCCAGCAGGCCTCATCACCTGGGGGTCCATCATTTTTGCAATCTCCAGTGGCGACCCTTGGCTTTACTGCAATTGCTCCAGCTGGTCAGGCCTTGGTTCAGCCTATTGTTGCAA GTCAGCCACCCCTCCTGGCTCCATGCCCACCCTCAAGCGGATTGTCACAACCTGCACAAGCCTCGACAGCCACCCGTCAACTTGTGACCGCCATTTACCCCAGCGTCAGCTTAGCTGGAGCAGTTGTGTCAGTGACAGCCGTGCCACAAAGCACATCAAGTTCCACATCAGTTCCGACATCATCCTCAACGCCTCAAGCGAAGACCTCCTCTGCCGTAGCTGCGCAACCACATGCACAGGCAGATGCGCAGCTGCAGTCTCAGGTAAACATGCAAATGGAAAACGAGAGAGGACCAGAATCCAGGAAAGAGATGGAGAAACAGAGGGACCTGGTGTTAAAAGATGGATATCACACGCCACCTAGTGGTTTGGAGGAGTCGGTGCAACCCAGCTgtacatcacacacacaaaaag GTCAGCATTGCGAAGGGAAGGAAGATGGAAAGAAAGGGAGCAAAATGGAACGAGAGTGCGCAAGAGATGTAGGAGGGGGCCCGTCTCAAACAGAGAGAATTGAAACAGCAAGAGCGATGGAAGGGGAGACAGAGACTCAAGCTGAAACCAACAGCAAAGACGAACAGAGTCGAGAA tcaGGGCGCAGGGAATCTTCTGTTTTGGACCCCCCGCCACCCCCTTTGCAGACTGACACTCCTTCAGCTAAAAAGACCAAGTTCCGCCCACCTCCACTGAAAAGCACTCCTGATGCTGGTGACAA GGCGCTGTTTGGCTCCTCTTTTGAAGAGCGTCTTAAAGAGCTGCCGGAGTTCAAGCCTGAAGAGGTGCTGCCCTCTCCCAATCTACAGAGTCTAGCAACTTCCCCTAGAGCCATACTGGGCAGTTACCGCAAGAAGAGGAGGAACTCTACAG ATCTAGACTCCGCCGATGACCCCAGTTCACCAAGGAGGAAGAGTCGTCGCCTGTCCAGCTGCAGCTCAGAGCCCAACACGCCCAAGAGTGCTGCCAAGTGTGAAGGGGACATCTTCACCTTCGATAGGGCTG TTGGAGAGACAGAGCATATTTTGGAGGAGTTGGACCGCGTACCGCCCTCCTCTCTGCGTCGGATGCTGGACCAGCGGCGTGCACTCGTCATGCAGCTCTTCCAGGAGCACGGCTTCTTCCCCTCAG CGCAAGCCACAGCTGCCTTCCAAGCTCGCTACTCTGACACGTTTCCCAACAAGTTGTGCCTGCAGCTGAAGATTCGCGAGGTAAGGCAGAAGATCATGCAGACCGCCGGCAGTTCTGAAATTGTGGGAGGCGTGGCTCTTGGAGGCTCTGACTCCGCCTCCACTTCTGGACCATCCAATCCTGCGCCCAGGGAGAATTCCGAGCCAGATGAGAGGGGCAGGGCCACGGAGGAGCCAAAGAAAGGCACGGACGATCCACAGGAATCGAGATGA
- the gsk3aa gene encoding glycogen synthase kinase 3 alpha a encodes MFHPGPGQVVEGTADHRPPASAHFQSDMSGSGRPRTSSFAEPQGASGAAAASAGSAAVVGSNAGKPGVSQASADSSSACSNLKLARDSGKVTTVVATPGQGPDRPQEVSYTDIKVIGNGSFGVVYQARLIDSQEWVAIKKVLQDKRFKNRELQIMRKLDHCNIVRLRYFFYCSGEKKDEVYLNLVLDYVPETVYRVARHFSKAKAVIPIFYVKVYMYQLFRSLAYIHSQGVCHRDIKPQNLLVDPETAVLKLCDFGSAKQLVRGEPNVSYICSRYYRAPELIFGATDYTSNIDVWSAGCVLAELLLGQPIFPGDSGVDQLVEIIKVLGTPTRDQIREMNPNYTEFKFPQIKAHPWTKVFKPRTPPEAIALCSRLLEYTPVTRLSPLQACAHGFFDELRQPGTRLPSGRELPPLFNFTMTELMIQPQLNSILIPPHACAQTVASSNDGSEGSVQPGSTLTNST; translated from the exons ATGTTTCACCCAGGACCAGGCCAAGTCGTCGAGGGAACAGCTGATCATCGCCCCCCAGCTTCGGCACACTTTCAGTCAGATATGAGCGGCAGCGGGCGGCCCAGGACGAGCTCGTTCGCTGAGCCTCAGGGGGCGTCCGGAGCCGCTGCTGCATCCGCCGGATCCGCCGCTGTCGTGGGGAGCAACGCAGGAAAGCCCGGGGTCTCCCAGGCCTCGGCGGATTCTTCATCTGCTTGTTCAAATTTAAAACTAGCTA GAGATAGTGGGAAGGTGACCACAGTGGTTGCCACCCCAGGCCAGGGCCCGGATCGCCCGCAGGAGGTGTCCTACACTGATATTAAGGTGATCGGTAATGGCTCCTTTGGCGTGGTGTATCAGGCACGCCTCATTGACAGTCAGGAGTGGGTGGCCATCAAGAAGGTACTTCAGGATAAGCGATTTAAG AATCGAGAACTTCAGATCATGAGAAAACTGGACCACTGCAATATAGTGAGGCTGCGCTATTTCTTCTATTGCAGTGGAGAGAAG AAGGATGAGGTATACCTCAATCTGGTGCTGGACTATGTGCCTGAGACCGTCTACCGGGTGGCACGACACTTTAGTAAAGCTAAAGCCGTTATTCCCATCTTTTATGTGAAG GTGTATATGTATCAGCTTTTCCGCAGTTTGGCCTACATCCATTCCCAAGGTGTGTGTCACAGAGATATCAAACCACAGAACCTTCTGGTGGACCCAGAAACAGCTGTTCTCAAGCTCTGTGACTTTGGCAG TGCAAAGCAGCTGGTGAGGGGTGAGCCTAATGTCTCTTATATCTGCTCACGATACTACCGCGCCCCTGAACTCATCTTTGGTGCGACAGACTACACCTCCAACATTGACGTCTGGTCAGCTGGATGTGTGCTGGCCGAACTGCTGCTGGGGCAGCCCATCTTCCCTGGAGACAGTGGTGTGGACCAGCTAGTGGAGATCATAAAG GTACTTGGAACACCCACAAGAGATCAGATCCGTGAAATGAACCCGAACTACACAGAGTTCAAATTCCCACAGATCAAAGCACATCCATGGACCAAG GTGTTTAAACCAAGAACTCCTCCTGAGGCAATAGCCCTGTGCTCTCGGCTCTTAGAGTACACACCAGTGACACGACTGTCGCCGCTTCAGGCTTGCGCTCACGGCTTCTTTGACGAGCTGCGCCAACCTGGCACCCGTCTGCCCAGCGGTCGAGAGCTGCCTCCGCTTTTCAACTTCACCATGACGG AGCTGATGATTCAGCCCCAGCTCAATTCCATTCTCATTCCACCTCATGCCTGTGCACAAACCGTAGCATCCTCCAACG ATGGCTCTGAAGGTTCTGTACAGCCTGGATCTACTCTGACCAACAGCACCTGA